One window of the Enterobacter huaxiensis genome contains the following:
- the rutG gene encoding pyrimidine utilization transport protein G — protein MFGFPHWQLKSTSTDAGVVAPDERLPLGQTMVMGVQHAVAMFGATVLMPMLMGLDPNLSILMSGIGTLLFFFVTGGRVPSYLGSSAAFVGVVIATTGFNGQGINPNLSVALGGIIACGLVYTLIGLVVMKIGTRWIERMMPPVVTGAVVMAIGLNLAPIAVRSVSGSPFDSWMAVITVLCIGVVAVFTRGMIQRLLILVGLIVACLVYALLANVFGLGKPVDFTLLHQAAWFGLPQVTSPTFSGQAMMLIAPVAVILVAENLGHLKAVAGMTGRNMDPYMGRAFVGDGLATMLSGSVGGSGVTTYAENIGVMAVTKVYSTLVFVAAAVMAMLLGFSPKFGALIHTIPSPVIGGASIVVFGLIAVAGARIWVQHHVDLSQNGNLIMVAVTLVLGAGDFALTLGGFTIGGIGTATFGAILLNALLSRRKGDEAQAEAITP, from the coding sequence ATGTTCGGATTTCCCCACTGGCAGTTGAAATCGACCTCCACAGACGCAGGCGTGGTCGCGCCGGATGAACGCCTCCCGCTCGGGCAGACGATGGTGATGGGCGTCCAGCACGCGGTCGCCATGTTTGGCGCCACGGTGCTGATGCCGATGCTGATGGGGCTCGACCCCAACCTCTCTATTTTGATGTCGGGTATCGGCACCCTGCTGTTCTTTTTTGTGACCGGCGGGCGCGTGCCCAGCTATCTCGGCTCCAGCGCCGCCTTTGTAGGCGTGGTGATCGCGACAACCGGATTTAACGGTCAGGGGATCAACCCCAACCTGAGCGTGGCTCTCGGCGGGATTATCGCCTGCGGTCTGGTGTACACCCTGATTGGTCTGGTGGTGATGAAAATCGGGACCCGCTGGATAGAGCGGATGATGCCGCCCGTCGTAACCGGAGCGGTGGTGATGGCGATTGGCCTGAACCTTGCGCCGATTGCCGTTCGAAGCGTCTCCGGCTCGCCGTTTGACAGCTGGATGGCGGTGATCACGGTGCTCTGCATTGGCGTGGTGGCGGTCTTTACGCGCGGCATGATCCAGCGGCTGCTGATCCTGGTCGGTTTGATAGTGGCCTGCCTGGTCTACGCCCTGCTGGCCAACGTTTTTGGCCTGGGCAAACCGGTTGATTTTACCCTGCTGCATCAGGCCGCCTGGTTCGGACTGCCGCAGGTGACCTCCCCCACGTTTAGCGGGCAGGCGATGATGCTCATTGCGCCGGTGGCGGTGATTCTGGTGGCGGAAAACCTGGGCCACCTGAAGGCGGTCGCGGGCATGACCGGGCGCAATATGGACCCGTACATGGGGCGCGCGTTCGTGGGTGACGGCCTGGCGACCATGCTCTCCGGCTCCGTGGGCGGCAGCGGCGTGACAACCTATGCCGAAAACATCGGCGTGATGGCGGTGACTAAAGTCTACTCCACGCTGGTCTTCGTCGCAGCGGCGGTGATGGCGATGCTGCTTGGGTTCTCGCCGAAATTTGGCGCGCTGATCCACACCATTCCGTCACCGGTCATCGGCGGGGCATCCATTGTGGTGTTTGGGCTGATTGCCGTCGCCGGGGCGCGTATCTGGGTGCAGCATCACGTTGACCTCAGCCAGAACGGCAACCTGATTATGGTGGCCGTGACGCTGGTGCTGGGCGCGGGGGATTTTGCCCTGACGCTGGGCGGGTTTACGATTGGCGGGATTGGCACGGCGACCTTCGGTGCCATACTGCTCAACGCCCTGCTAAGCCGCCGGAAAGGGGATGAAGCGCAAGCGGAAGCCATCACCCCCTGA
- a CDS encoding DMT family transporter, whose product MSLSRFKFSVKPQEAILILITMFWGGTFLAVQYAVTLSDPFFFVGLRFATAAIAVALISLKTLRGLTLKELKAGVAIGVAIAMGYSLQTWGLQTIPSSKSAFITAMYVPLVPLLQWLCLGRMPGLMSCIGIVLAFIGLILLAGPENNLLALGPGEIITLVGAIAIAAEIILISAWAGKVDVKRVTVVQLATASLVAFATMIPAGESVPPMSTGLVVVALGLGIFSAIIQITMNWAQRSVSPTRATVIYTGEPVWAGIFGRLAGERLPLLALLGAAFIVAGVLVSELKLKKRRKSIAGMGTEQGADS is encoded by the coding sequence ATGTCTCTCTCCCGTTTTAAATTCTCCGTCAAACCGCAGGAAGCGATCCTCATTCTGATCACCATGTTCTGGGGTGGGACCTTTCTTGCCGTCCAGTATGCGGTCACCCTGAGCGATCCTTTCTTCTTTGTCGGCCTGCGCTTCGCGACGGCGGCGATTGCCGTCGCGCTCATCTCCCTGAAAACCCTGCGCGGGTTAACGCTCAAAGAGCTGAAGGCTGGGGTAGCGATTGGCGTTGCTATTGCGATGGGCTACAGCCTGCAGACGTGGGGCTTACAAACTATCCCCAGCAGTAAATCCGCGTTTATTACCGCCATGTACGTGCCGCTGGTGCCGCTTTTGCAGTGGCTGTGTCTGGGAAGGATGCCCGGTCTGATGTCCTGCATCGGCATTGTGCTGGCCTTTATTGGCCTGATCCTGCTGGCCGGGCCGGAAAATAACCTGCTGGCGCTGGGACCGGGTGAGATAATCACCCTGGTGGGGGCCATCGCCATTGCGGCTGAAATTATTCTGATTAGCGCCTGGGCGGGGAAGGTGGACGTCAAGCGCGTCACGGTCGTGCAGCTGGCGACGGCCTCGCTGGTGGCCTTTGCGACGATGATTCCGGCCGGAGAATCTGTGCCGCCCATGTCCACCGGGCTGGTGGTGGTCGCGCTTGGGCTGGGGATTTTCAGCGCCATTATTCAGATCACCATGAACTGGGCGCAGCGCAGCGTGTCGCCAACCCGGGCGACGGTTATCTACACCGGCGAACCGGTCTGGGCGGGGATTTTCGGGCGGCTCGCCGGGGAACGTTTGCCGCTGCTGGCCCTGCTGGGCGCGGCGTTTATTGTCGCCGGGGTGCTGGTGAGTGAGTTAAAGTTAAAAAAACGACGTAAGTCGATTGCCGGGATGGGCACTGAACAAGGGGCAGATAGCTAA
- a CDS encoding general stress protein: protein MANHRGGSGNFAEDRERASEAGRKGGQSSGGNFKNDPQRASEAGKKGGKNSHGSNKS, encoded by the coding sequence ATGGCAAACCATCGTGGTGGTTCAGGTAATTTCGCTGAAGACCGTGAAAGAGCATCAGAAGCAGGTCGTAAAGGTGGCCAGTCTAGCGGGGGGAACTTTAAAAATGACCCTCAGCGCGCATCAGAGGCTGGTAAAAAAGGGGGTAAAAACAGCCATGGCAGCAATAAGTCCTAG
- the wrbA gene encoding NAD(P)H:quinone oxidoreductase: MAKVLVLYYSMYGHIETMAHAVAEGANRVDGVEVVVKRVPETMNAEAFLKAGGKTQNAPQATPQELADYDAIIFGTPTRFGNMSGQMRTFLDQTGGLWASGALYGKLASVFSSTGTGGGQEQTITSTWTTLAHHGMVIVPIGYGAQELFDVSQVRGGTPYGATTIAGGDGSRQPSEEELAIARYQGEHVAGLAKKLAG; encoded by the coding sequence ATGGCAAAAGTTCTGGTGCTCTATTATTCCATGTATGGACACATTGAAACCATGGCTCACGCAGTTGCAGAAGGCGCAAACCGGGTGGATGGCGTTGAGGTTGTGGTGAAGCGCGTACCGGAAACCATGAATGCCGAGGCGTTCTTAAAAGCGGGCGGTAAAACGCAAAACGCGCCGCAGGCTACCCCGCAGGAACTGGCCGACTATGATGCCATCATCTTCGGCACCCCTACCCGCTTTGGCAACATGTCAGGGCAGATGCGCACCTTCCTCGATCAGACGGGCGGACTCTGGGCATCGGGCGCCTTGTACGGCAAGCTCGCCAGCGTGTTCAGCTCCACCGGCACCGGCGGCGGCCAGGAGCAGACGATTACCTCAACCTGGACTACCCTTGCTCATCATGGGATGGTGATTGTGCCAATTGGCTACGGCGCGCAGGAACTGTTTGATGTTTCTCAGGTGCGCGGCGGGACACCGTACGGCGCAACCACCATTGCCGGTGGCGATGGTTCACGCCAGCCAAGTGAAGAAGAACTGGCTATCGCCCGCTATCAGGGCGAGCACGTCGCGGGTCTGGCTAAAAAACTGGCCGGCTAA